Proteins from one Pseudomonadota bacterium genomic window:
- a CDS encoding ABC transporter permease has protein sequence MKLLEKYSISMLAGSWAIFLREMLILGSRGKKVFISMAVSPSLYLVAFGLGVGRHVQVGSHSYLEFLIPGLVAMGTMNQSFGIAGEINIARFYWKIFEEFQASPISDLAYVIGEVMAGMAKALISVIIVILLSGLFGVQLHFLNPVFWLGIFLNSFVFASMAVMAAMLVKSHADQAMLFNFIITPMAFLGGTFFPVDKMPSWVQMLLQVLPLTHASRLIRNGAYGQPVELFPILVLLVLGIVFFLLAHRSVCQARD, from the coding sequence ATGAAGTTGCTGGAAAAGTATAGCATTTCAATGCTGGCGGGCAGTTGGGCAATCTTTTTGCGGGAGATGCTGATCCTGGGCAGCCGGGGGAAAAAAGTATTTATTTCCATGGCTGTTTCGCCGAGCCTTTACCTGGTGGCTTTTGGGCTTGGTGTTGGCCGTCATGTGCAGGTGGGCAGCCATTCATATCTTGAGTTTCTGATTCCGGGTCTGGTGGCCATGGGGACTATGAATCAGTCTTTCGGGATTGCTGGAGAAATCAACATTGCCCGTTTTTACTGGAAAATTTTTGAAGAATTTCAGGCCTCCCCCATTTCCGACCTGGCTTATGTGATTGGCGAAGTAATGGCCGGGATGGCCAAAGCCTTGATTTCCGTTATTATTGTCATTTTGTTGTCAGGTTTGTTCGGGGTGCAGCTTCACTTCCTGAACCCGGTTTTCTGGTTGGGTATTTTTCTGAATTCCTTTGTTTTTGCTTCCATGGCGGTGATGGCGGCCATGCTGGTGAAATCCCATGCCGACCAGGCCATGTTGTTTAATTTTATTATAACGCCGATGGCTTTTCTGGGGGGGACCTTTTTTCCGGTGGACAAGATGCCATCCTGGGTTCAGATGCTCCTGCAGGTGTTGCCTTTGACTCATGCTTCCCGTTTGATCCGCAACGGGGCCTATGGTCAGCCGGTGGAGCTTTTTCCAATCCTGGTTTTACTGGTCTTAGGTATAGTGTTTTTTCTGCTGGCACACCGTTCCGTCTGCCAGGCTCGCGATTGA
- a CDS encoding ABC transporter ATP-binding protein, whose translation MITIQQLTKTYGHLQALSGVDLSVQKGELFALLGPNGAGKTTMVRIMTGLARADSGTVLLNDTDISKYPTAAKLQVGLVPQVLNLDTELTVYRNLDLHGRFFFLPSDQRHKRIEELLTYVELSDRAQTLVKHLSGGMRRRLLIVRAMMHQPRILFMDEPTVGLDAAIRRRTWSIIRRIQNEGTTILLTTHYIEEAEYLAGRVAFIDRGQIVAVDQPETLVRRMGSWAVDRLVDNELQTECFTDRAAAKQAAADFPGRVTIRRVNLEDVFLDLTGRKVAEE comes from the coding sequence ATGATTACCATCCAGCAACTGACCAAAACATACGGCCATCTCCAGGCTCTTTCCGGCGTTGATTTATCAGTGCAAAAGGGCGAACTGTTTGCGCTTCTGGGTCCCAATGGGGCCGGTAAAACGACCATGGTCCGGATTATGACCGGCCTGGCCAGGGCTGATTCAGGGACCGTATTGCTCAATGACACGGATATCAGCAAATATCCGACTGCAGCGAAGCTTCAGGTTGGGCTGGTCCCCCAGGTGCTGAATCTTGATACTGAGTTGACGGTATATCGTAATCTGGATCTTCATGGCCGTTTTTTTTTCCTTCCCAGCGATCAGCGCCATAAGCGGATTGAAGAATTATTGACTTATGTTGAGCTGTCTGATCGCGCCCAGACGCTGGTGAAGCATTTATCGGGAGGAATGAGGCGTCGATTGCTCATTGTCCGGGCCATGATGCATCAGCCGCGGATTCTTTTCATGGATGAGCCGACGGTGGGGTTGGATGCGGCCATCAGGCGGCGGACCTGGTCGATCATCCGGCGGATTCAAAATGAAGGAACAACAATCCTGTTGACCACTCACTATATTGAAGAGGCGGAATACCTGGCCGGCAGGGTAGCCTTTATTGACCGGGGTCAGATTGTCGCGGTTGATCAGCCGGAAACTCTGGTGCGGAGAATGGGCAGTTGGGCTGTAGACCGTCTGGTTGATAATGAACTGCAGACCGAGTGCTTCACCGATCGGGCCGCCGCCAAACAGGCTGCCGCCGATTTTCCGGGACGGGTGACCATAAGAAGGGTCAACCTGGAGGATGTTTTTCTTGATTTAACCGGCCGTAAGGTGGCTGAGGAATGA